The sequence below is a genomic window from Mugil cephalus isolate CIBA_MC_2020 chromosome 14, CIBA_Mcephalus_1.1, whole genome shotgun sequence.
GAGCTAAAAGCCTTTATTTGTGTCTGGAGGAAGATAAACTGTTCCATGATCTGAGGTCTAAGTACTCATAGTTGAATTAGGTCCAGGTTCTGAcccaaatattatttatttccagagCATCAATGGGAATCAGCAGTGACTGTTCAAAGTGTTAGCAGGGGCACTTGGGGTATAATGCAGCACAGGTCcttcactagggtcacaggggttgctggagcctgtcccagctgtcatcaggcgagaggcaaGGTACAACCATTTgtactcacacctagggtcaaatTAGCTGTGCCACCCCTTTTAcccagtttattttatttatttattttttaacccaaCATCCTCCATTATTACAGCATTTAGGTGAGTTTTCATGCTTATGGGTGTTATGAGAGGGATGTGCATGCACTGCAAGGGGGATGCAACGTGTCTTGTAACAAGAAAATATATAGATAAAGTTAATTCAGGTATAGAAATTCAAATATTTAGGCCCAGTTCAAGTTATTTTACAAGAAATGGATCACAAACTTTTTAATTGTCAGTTTTCAACcaaataatcaaaaaatttGCTGCTTCAAGTTTCTCAAATGTGCTGATTTGTTATATGTGAAGGAAAGCTAACTACCTTTGGGACTGTCAGCCGTACTAATCGAGCAGACAGAGAAAACCTGGGTGGCTGCATTTCAGAGATGCAGAGATTTCAGAAAAGCAGCTGGTACAGCAATGAAATGTCTCGATGATATCAGTTTCAGTATGATCGAAGCTGACCAATGAGTTTCCTCTGACTCATCATGAGGCCGTGACAGTAGCCGACCTATTTGTGGTGATATTGTCCattgtgatgttgtgttttatggagagttttattgaggaaaaaaaaaggattttctaACTGGTAAAGGTTAAAATTCATTCTTACATTTATGTCAGAAAACATCCCGATGTCCAACATGATTTGCATGGGTGTGTTTTGAACAGAACATGGTGTCAACGTTTGCCTCAGTTCGACAGACATCATTAGGACAGACGGGAAAACACGCAGTGGAGTCCGAGAATTGCAATATTGACTGTTCTGGCTCCGTGCGACAGACTGTGACAGATCCAGAGACCACAGCGTACAAAACATGTGATTTATCAGCAGCAGTAAAGCCGTGAAAATGACTACAATTGCAGCGGGGAATTTCTTTCACatgatgtcagtgttttgcAAGCAAACAACAACCTCCCGCGCAAAACCTCCAAATTTCCGCAAATCCTGAGATTTTTAGCTTGGTCAACATCAAACTCGGGAACACTGACTTTGAGTTTCCTGAACAACAGATGTGTGTCTATCATCAGTCCAGCCCATGGACATATATACAGACTGACCAAACCTTTGATTTTGAAGCTTAGGTTTTCACTGTGCGTAGCCGTCTTAGCGGTGCCTGACTCCACTTACCTTCTGAATGAATAACAAATGGTGAATTTGAGTTTAGAAAGGCCACGTGTACAGTTtacataattatataaaaaatatatatatatatatatatatatgtaaatgtttttttccttccctgcatgatttacagacaggcagctgctgctgcagatgctgagaacccgtgcagcccatacattacCCCTCCCCCATTAGCAGAGTTGAGCGCCCCTGAAACTCAAGCAATTCTGACTCTAGAATACTTTGAGTTCAAtaactgtttatgtttttgattaaattgagacttgtaacatttgttacagTTGTGTGATTTGTATCATGTAAATAGAGGGTGAAAAAAAcgtccaaaatccaaaaatcgGCAGAACATATCGGCCGTCGGCTAATgctgatataaaaataaaaattggtgTTGGTATCAGCCCTAAAAACCATATCATACTGGTCAATCTCTAGTCACCAATTGTTGCTGAATCCCTTTTggagacagcctcaagtggtcatttgaggaaccGCATCTTTAGGCACTCAGGCGTTGGCTTCGAGGTTCTGTTAATGGATTCGTGCTGGAGGGTGGGAAACTTCTTGATAACCGTACACCACGGCCCTCACTTATTGACATTTGAAGAAGTGTCttatgagaacatgagaaagcgttttttaatttaaaggagCCAAGTATTCCCTCAATCAGATTAGCCACCATTTGCTCGCTTCCCCTCTCCAGCTTCCTTCCATCTCTGAAGAATGAAGTATCAGCGGTATCTTAATTGTATCGATGCGCAGCGGTTCCACAGCTCTGCTCTTGCTTTGCAATTCCCTTGATTAGTGCATTTATAGTAGGAGAAATTTATCTGAAATTACTTAAAGTAATTATTTTGCAGACTTTCTCTCAgaaactcactcatccatgtTTCAGATGTGAAAAAGCAGCtttaataaaagacataaaggcGCCTTTAAAGATATGAATTTTGTAGAAGTACATGACTTGGTCTTGATGAATAGTTTTTGTTCATTATTACCTACTGGAGTGAGGAACTGTGaagctttccttttttcttctttcttaccTCGACACTCCTTAAAACAAATTGTCCTTAGTCTGAGTTTGACTTTAGCAGGATATTACTGAAGACAATAATAAAGTGCACTTCCCATTCTTTAAACAGGGCTATTGATCTTGAAGTTGGCTCAAGTTTGCTCAATTAATGAGTCAAGCAATCAGTGTCATTCTTGTCTTTACAGGAAGGACAGCGTGGCGGCCAAAAGCCGTGTAATGCATTTTCTGTGAGCTGCCTTGAGCGACAGTTTGCCAGTGATTGGATGAtaacattttgatttaattatctGTGATTCAGCTAACTTCCCTTGGCTGAAAGACCGTCTGCCTCATCATCCccccctcttctttctctcaaaAGCTGGGTGAAGTCATTGCTCTTTCTCCAAGGGCggatgttatttacttactcGGCGATctaaaaatatctaattttcTTCAGGCAAAGGTTACTTACTCTAGTTAAAACCTTAATGAGCTGACTGTTTTGCAGATTTGTTTTCTGCCAGCCACTATAGGCTGCACGTAGGCATTGGTTTTCCGACTGTCCTAAAACAAAGCCCGAGGGACACCCGCTCGGAGGAATGAGCCGAGGCAGTGTGTTTTTAGTCAGTGCAAACACATTTAGAGGTAAAGCAGAAGAGAAgatcaaaaaaaatatttgtcttaGCCGTGAAATGTTGAGCTATGTGGGTTTGACAGTTTTGATAAAGTCAGAATGATTCACCCTTTGCTTTAACGTCGAACCCTGAGTGGCTTTGAACAATGTCCTGGTCAACACTGGTCAACAGCTGGCACTATgctttttttataatttaatttctgaatATTATCAATTATTTTAAACGGAGGATATGAATTCCAATAATACTAAACCTTGAATAGTGTCTCTGATAGTCTCCTATGGTGTTTCTCTCTTGTCTCTTCTGGCCTCATTCTAATTcagaaatttgtatttttaggaAGTATTCATCCCTTAATCTTAATTGTGAACAGGCTTATTTAGAAAACAGATGTTCGCTGGATGTCGGTATAATCTCAGATTAATCTTTTTGGTGTTCTTCTTGCTGTGAATGCCGCATTAATGAGATTATAGGATGAATTAGTTGTTGGCGACAGGTTTGTTTGATGGGTTTTTGCAGCGTGTCGTCTGATATCATTAGAGGTATTGACAGCGTGTTTAAGTTTCCATTAGTTTGCTGCATCCTGTGTGTGCCGGCTCAGCCAACGTTATTTCCATCGCTCCGTCCTAATATGAGACTCTTGCCGTGCAGCAGGTGTGTTTGAAATCCTCACCCGGTTTTCCGGTGATGGAAAGTTGCGGCGCAAAAATAATTGAATATGTGCTCGGTGACAAGGTCAGCTCAGGTAAATGGTTATGCAAACAGGGAAATAAACACATTACTTCCAGTCGAGGTCGAGGTTTCAAGTTCacaaatttgtttatttctagTTAAAAACGGCCTCACAGCAAGAATTTCTAACAGAGGTACTTTAGTCATCCTTTTATTTGAGCTCGTAAATTCAACACTGTTGGTGTTGTCTCTAAATCAGAGAAACCTGATCACGGCGCCTCCACGCTTATTTTCTGCTCGTTTTCCCTGAACTAAGCTTGTATGCAGGAGTTGATGTTGCAGCCCTTTGTGAGATAATCCAGGGTGAGCGTTCACACAGACGCTCAATAGACCTGAGATAAATCCTCCTGTTGGGTACGGTTGCCGAggcttgccccccccccccccactttcACCTTTTGTGTGGACTTGAACAGGAGGCATTGAGACTGTCAGTCTCAGGTTATCGCTTAGTgacgacacaaacacaacgaTTCTCACCTCGTTTCTGCCGTCGTGTACTCACTTGTGACTGCAGCATTACAGGGTCATTCATTTAAGTTTACCAGTAACATATTAAGTTAAGCTCTTCTAAAAGTCGCTCTTAAGTGCTGCAACACACTAAATTCTTAGTGATTTAATTTAtctcattgatttttttttttttttagcatttcatGGAACTGCTCTAAGTGTGCTGCTAAATATGTCTGGAAATCCCTGCTGAAATGTTTCCCATGGGGGACAATGAAGCATCTCCTGTTAGGGAAAGCTAAATTAGATTTCACACTAgtcttcatcttttcatccCGTCACCAGCAGCCAATTTGTCTTTTTgaaatgaagttaaaaaaacaaagtgaagtaATTGCAGTCTTTCTGTTGCGTAAATCAGTTGTATCCACTTGCTGTTGTCTTTAAAGCTCGTTCTAAATGAGTAATAGTCAGTTTTATTGAAGCTGATCAGTTATTACTCGGCCCTACACTTAGGATACCAGTTGCACCCCCTGCTGGAGGACAGAAAGATTTCATTTAAACCTTGAGCtgtttaatgctgtggctgaatTGTTTTCTCATCTACCTGTCGAAGTCTCTGCCGTCGTCGACTCATCTCTTTGCTCTTTGTCCGTCCTGCACAGGTCTTCCAGAGCAGTACTACAGTCTGACATGGTTCCTCAGTCCAGTTCTTGGCCTCATGTTCACTCCTCTCATCGGCTCGGCCAGCGACCGCTGCACTCTGCGATGGGGCCGGAGGAGGCCTTTCATCCTGGCCCTCTGTATCGGAACGCTTATCGGAGTGGCACTGTTTCTGAATGGATCATTAATAGGTGAGTGGAGTGTTGTTTGGTGTGTTGCAGAATTAAGGCATGTGTGTGGTCAATGGATTTGCAGTTTTGGATCTGTTTTACTGGCAAGATTTCTGGCACTTCGTACATTAGCTTCAAGATCAGTTAggagtgtgaatgaatgagtgaatgaattttgaacataaaaataataaccaaaactggacaaaacataacaagacataacagaaacacattttcgAAAAAGGAGTATGAAGAAgttaacactttttttaaaaattcctTTTTAACTCTTCCTCAGTTTgcatcatcatttattcatttatataaacGTCCATattcattaaaatcactgaAGATTTAGACAGAGGCTTTGtagagaacagaaaaaaacgCCATAAAATCTGCTGCTTAAAgctaatgaaaaaagaaatccagGGCCAGACGgtgtgactcatctgagaataCAGAAGTTTAATTTGtgccagatgtttttttattattattattcttattatacCCCTGACGGGAAATCAACCCCCCGAAATCAGAAATGTCAACGCAGTCGCAGCTGTAGCTCAGAGGAAAGAACAGGTGCAAACAGCTTCCTCTTGGAAGTGGCGGAGCATCACTTACTGGAAGCTTCGCTCGCTCAGAGCCGTGACCTTGCACAGAGACTGGGGTTAGCCACGACTCCTGGTTTATTACATCACTCAGATGTCACGACAAGGTCCAATCCAATAAAACGAATTGATCACATGTCAGTCATGCAACACGCATATGGATCTCCGGGCTAACCGTGTCAGCATAGTTCCAGCTGTAACGTCATTTGACTTATGAGGGTTCAGCACACGTGCGGTCCATATTATTACAGCCTTTATGCAACAACACAACTATTTGTTCAACGCCACAAGACATACTACTTCAAATCCAAGTCGAGCTCAGTTTTATGTCATTCAGCCAGATGTCACTTAAATGAAGTTTACATGGTTTGAAATGAAGGGATCAGCTTTATGAGGGGTTGATACAGCACAGTGATTTACTGCTATTGTTGCAGTAACTTCATTCTCGGTGATGAATACGTTTTCCCCTCTGTTGCCCTTGTAAATACACATAATATAATAGGGTCAGGGTTAGATGTACATGTTCTCTATATTCAAATGTGAACCAAATTGAGTGACTAATGCACAGCAACAATAGCAGTCTGGGCCTTTTATTGTCCGTAAATTTATGTGGGtttataaataacatttcatgTGAACCGTTTTCTGTCAGCAGATTCTGTTCAGTTCTATTCTCTTCTGCCTCTATTCTTCTGCAAAAATGTTGGCACTTGGGTCGATTTAGGGCAccagggaggtgtgtgtgtgtctgtgtgtgtgtgtgtgggtgtgtgtgtgtaagcaccTTGCCTGTGGCGGCGTTGACATGGgaatgggaaaaaaacagtgaccTGTGTCTATGTGAGAGAAATGAGGGAATAAATGAGCCAACGTTTCTATGGTTGTAAATATGTATGATTGTGTGTGAACAACACATGGgaaagcttgtgtgtgtgtgtgtgtgtgtgtgtgtgtgtgtgtgtgtgtgtgtgtgtgtgtgtgtgtgtgtgttgacatgggAACACAGGAGCAGGCGGTTCACAGGGAAATGCTTCCTGTTTGCCTCCCtctttccaccaatcacagttcacttcctgtctgggTGCCTGGCTAGTTAGTACCGCGTCTCCATtgtcccacacagacacacacatgagcaCGTACACACATTGCGCTGTACTTTCTATGAACGTCTTTATTTCCCTGACGTTAATGGATTTCGGTTTGTAAAGTCATGCTGCGTCATGTGTCCTCTGATATCTCACGCACTTGTAGTACAGCTGCCCCACTTTGTGTTGTTCGTACCGTGCGGTTTCTCCGTCAGGCTGCAAAGggcacacatgcacagctcGAGGGGGAAGACTGGGTCACAAATGTAGTGAGACACACAAGGTCACACACAACATGAAAAGCATCATGGAAAATGTGCAGTGACCTGTttgtgcgtgtctctgtgttgtgcagTGGTTGTAAGTCACTATGACATATTGATCGCACGTGCAGCTCTGACAGCCTGGTCAACAATAATCCACTATTAATTTCCTTTTGATTGTCATTGACTTTTTGTCTTGCATTTCTATGTTATtgcacagcaaacaaaacatgcacattCAATAATACCCGTCCCTGTCCTTTTTCCATCAGGTCTGGCGTTGGGTGATGAGAAAGGTAGTCAACCGATAGGAATCGTTCTCACCGTGCTGGGAGTTGTGGTGCTGGACTTTTGTGCGGATGCCACAGAGGGACCAATCAGAGCGTACTTGTTAGATGTGGCGGACACGGAAGAACAAGACATGGCGCTCAATATCCACGCCGCGTCAGCAGGTATGATTAGCGGCAGAGATGATGTGATTGTGATAGGTTTACAAACgtgtattttctgtctgttccattaaaaaataataataataatagtagtcaTGTCAACTGGAAAAATTCAGAGCTGAAAAATTTATTTAACACCGAAGATCTAAAAACTCAAATTCAATCAAGtcaacagcagaaataaaaatgtttttgaactatATATAACTTGTATAATTTCCccatttgtgattttttttttatataaatcaaTGACTAACTGAGGCATAGTTTGCTAGCTCCACTCATGTTCCAACTCTTCCAACCATATCTGAAGTAGCTGTTGTTTGGAGTCAGACACTGCCAACATGGCGACTGGTAGTGATCCCCActctgagcttcaaaacctaCAGGACGTCACCCACAGGATTCTTTAGGAATATATACAATTAGTggttatttgtatttgtcatgtAAAAGTAGGACACCTTATCTCCTATCTATGCCCTATCTCCTCCATCCGTATTTAAGCTTAAACCTCcggagaccctgcgtcctcatatggggacattaagttttaggtttgtggcagcttattctgcttcatttaaacttttatcctcataattagatactagttggtgtaaaaacatgatagcgggcatTTCAGTGGATTCTGTCTGCAGCCTATCACGTAACTAAAggggacaaggtacaaaacctcatcagatttatagttgaaacttgtttatttatgcttacgCAAATTCTATCAACAGTAACAAGCTATacctttgctaattagcaagtactctaTTGAagatgttgggacttcattatttaaaattctgcttttgcacagccatgttcagacatgaaaaattaacatttttatgttttatttggtgAAATAATCCCTATGTCCACACCTGAGGacagatttttttcccaaaaactaCTCTCTTTTCCACgaaaatgatttgatttttataGTTCTTGGATCCTACTAAttccaaataccttggagaaattaaaaatgcattccaAGCTagagctcaggtctcaggaggttaaacttgTTTGTGCGCCCCTGTCTGCAGGCCTTGGCGGTGCAGTCGGCTACGCTCTCGGAGGCTTAGACTGGACGCACACGTTTCTCGGATTAGCCTTCAAGTCCCAGGAGCAGATTCTGTTCGTCTTCGCCGCCATCCTCTTCTCCGTCTCTGTGGTGCTCCATCTCTTCAGCATCGAGGAGCAGCAGTACTCGCCCCAGCACGACAGGCTCGACCAGGTACGGAGACGTAAAACTTGACTTACCCAGATTTTCAACCCCCGAAGAATGCAACAAAGCACGCTCTGTTTCCCTTTTACCTTTCTAGGAGAGTCCAGAGACCGGCGGCAGGCAACCATCAGCCAATGGCAAGACTGGAATTCTGGCCCCCAGGCTGGAAATGATCGGAGAGGATGATACGATGGAGAGCTACGACCTGTATGACCCTTATGTAGACGACCAGTCAGAGCATGGAGACATGGACTTCCTAGAGGTGGAGCTGGTGAGAAGTAAGTCCACAGActcatgcctttttttttttaactgcatttaaatgtttccttttaaatcAAAGTAAATTAGGGAAACATCCTTCTGGTCTCATCaattctcccttttctccctccaggcaaaagtgacagtgtcctgGCCATGGCAGACGCAACTCTCGACCACATGGACCACGACGCGTTGTTCCTGTGCCACCTGGAGCCATCCCTCTTTGCCGATCGCCTCTCGCCGTACCACGGTTCGCCCCCTACCTCCAGTAACTTCTTCATTCCCAGTCGCAGCACTCCGCCTCCCCACCTCGGCAGCATCAGACGCAGCAGCAGCGCCGGAAGCCAAGACCTGCTTCGCCCTCAAAGCAACAGCCATCAAACCACCGCCCCCAGGATTTCCCGCCTCTCTGCTTTCTTACAAGAGATGGAAAACGACGACGGACAGGAGGCGTTGCTGAACAACCAGCTTAACGAGCAGCGGACGCTGAATGGACGACTGTTGGCCAGTGTGACCAATGCAGATAGAGATGGCTCGAACAGGCTGAGCTCTAAGGGTCAGGCTCACCGCGCTGGAATGGTCAAAGGTCGGTATCTTCACATTATAATACACTTTATTCTGTGCAGTGGCAGATAGGATGAAACAGATGATAAagaaaatcaatcatttgttgtttttaaatataaaatatgtcattttaaatgcttGACCGGACCAGTGACGacttacaggaaaaaaaaacttttgtaatattttaaattaacagcTCCACTATTTGAGTATATTTAAGCCGCCATTATTTCTTTTACGTATCACAAAACAGATAGCAGTTAGCTAgtgtagcttagcataaaactTGAGAAAACTGCTAGCTCCTCATCTAAAGCTGACTGAATagtataataacaatatattgGACTGTTTCTTGCCAGGATTCACCTCaaaagtggggggggggtctctttcgcttttagacatttttttttaagatatatatatttttaaattttccccaacaaatttaaagttctttaaatacacattaacatggattcaacatattttaataaagggataagggatagcttaatatcaaatgcaaaatgatgataatagtATGTGATACAGTGCTGCAGGTGGACAGGATGTATAATGTAGATCGAAACATCAACTCAGGAGATGTTTTCATGAACCGTCTCTTCATCCAGCCGCCAGTACAGGAGCTCCCATGCGCCAGTCACGCCACCGCCACATCTTCTACCGGCAGCCGTCCTGCACCTTCTCCTACTACGGCCGCGTGGGAAACCACCGTTACCGCTACCGCCGGGCCAACGCCGCTTTCCTCATCAAGTCGTCCCGCAGCATGAACGACCTGTATGAGGTGGAGGCCAggcacaggaggaggagcaggcagAGGAACAGGCACCGCAGCGGAAACACCAACTCTTCCAGCGGGGACACAGAGAGTGAAGAGGGCGAGGTGGGAAAAGGATGCTGTTTCTTAAAATTCTTTACATGTTAAACAACCTTGTCTTttcctgtgatttatttattttgttttttcacgttTTTCGTTCCTCTCCTCAGGTCGAGACCACCGTGCGGCTGCTGTGGCTGTCCATGCTGAAGATGCCTCCAGAGCTtctgcgtctgtgtgtctgtcaccTGCTCACCTGGTTCTCCATCATCGCAGAGGCCGTCTTCTTCACCGACTTCATGGGACAAGTCATCTACCATGGAGATCCCACTGTACGGGAATCAGATAAtctgcactcacacacagacaaataccttaattttcataaaaatgtgtatttagaagtttgatttattgattagCCTCTTCTTAAAAGTATATAGTTTTAAGACACTTCAGTTATCcttatgtatttgtatttttacatatatgttGTATTTCGATCTCTCTGTGATCGATAACAGCGATCAAGAATtcaaaaaacagctttaaatataTTGGAGTAATTGTGGATTATAGttggtgaatgttttttttgtgcatattaTCCAGTATGATGTAGACTgtaattgtgattttattttatatttattttattttgtgtggacCCCTGGAAGAATAGCTGTTGCCTAATGAGGATCCGAATAAACTAAGCTAAACTGACTTTTCAGAGTAAATTacctctgttttctgtctcacaGGCTTCTGCCAACTCTACTTTGTTGGAAAATTATCACAAAGGAGTTCAAATGGGATGCTGGGGACTTGTTATATATGCCATGACTGCTGCCATATGCTCAGGTAACTAGACACATCCATGCTCACACCACATAGATCtttaagaagaataaaactCTGTAGTAACCAACCGATCaatccccccctttttttgcaGCCATTCTTCAGAAATATCTCGACAACTTTGACCTGAGCATTAAGATCATCTACATTCTGGGGACTCTTGGATTCTCTATTGGTATAAACGATAATAACAGAGcagaataaatagaataaaatgggTTGTAGGTAgctcttttattcattttttttattattatttctcactGAACAGGAACTGCTGTCATGGCTATCTTCCCTAATGTGtacgttgccatggtgatgatCAGCAGCATGGGCATCATCTCCATGAGTATCTCCTACTGCCCTTATGCTCTGTTAGGGCAATATCACGAAATGAAAGAGGTACAGGTGTATTCACACTCCACTCAAGACACTGCAGAAGTAAATTATCCTTCAGGCACATTTTATACCACGTTATATCATGAACACACTCtatttattttgagatattCCCATATTAACCCTCATGTTTTGATGAATATTCTCCCATACACCAACTATTTATTCATCCGCTGTAGAAAATGACAACCTGAACAACTGCTTTGTTCACCCTAGTTGgagaaacctttaaaaaaaacttcactaTACAGCTCTGTTAGGAAATATGTATGCTTGTACCAAAGTTAAAACTTTATCTTTGTGACTTGGATGACATTCAGAAAGTCACTAACCACAGTAAAGATAAGTCAGGGAGTACTGAGATGCAAGCTGACAGTTTTCTCTTTGCAGATAAAAGGTTTACTTCCTTCTTCTTAAATTTttagttaaatatttgtttatgtaGCATTACGCGGTTAGTTTTGTGGCTTCTCAAATGTTCGAGATGTCAGTCAAAATGTTAGATCAatccaa
It includes:
- the LOC125019628 gene encoding solute carrier family 45 member 4 — protein: MPSNMPPQNTEADTMQVGSLVGGANAKNSTASGTDEEKGGAAGETDGLGGGGAAGEEEASEGSIEGIPLKRWVMHGAVMFGREFCYAMETALVTPVLLQIGLPEQYYSLTWFLSPVLGLMFTPLIGSASDRCTLRWGRRRPFILALCIGTLIGVALFLNGSLIGLALGDEKGSQPIGIVLTVLGVVVLDFCADATEGPIRAYLLDVADTEEQDMALNIHAASAGLGGAVGYALGGLDWTHTFLGLAFKSQEQILFVFAAILFSVSVVLHLFSIEEQQYSPQHDRLDQESPETGGRQPSANGKTGILAPRLEMIGEDDTMESYDLYDPYVDDQSEHGDMDFLEVELVRSKSDSVLAMADATLDHMDHDALFLCHLEPSLFADRLSPYHGSPPTSSNFFIPSRSTPPPHLGSIRRSSSAGSQDLLRPQSNSHQTTAPRISRLSAFLQEMENDDGQEALLNNQLNEQRTLNGRLLASVTNADRDGSNRLSSKGQAHRAGMVKAASTGAPMRQSRHRHIFYRQPSCTFSYYGRVGNHRYRYRRANAAFLIKSSRSMNDLYEVEARHRRRSRQRNRHRSGNTNSSSGDTESEEGEVETTVRLLWLSMLKMPPELLRLCVCHLLTWFSIIAEAVFFTDFMGQVIYHGDPTASANSTLLENYHKGVQMGCWGLVIYAMTAAICSAILQKYLDNFDLSIKIIYILGTLGFSIGTAVMAIFPNVYVAMVMISSMGIISMSISYCPYALLGQYHEMKEYIQHSPGNSRRGFGIDCAILSCQVYISQILVASALGAVVEAVGSVRVIPMVASGGSLLGFFTACFLVIYPNPHSDRESAKASEKRALTNHKSSTGDVAVVIEKPSFLKLNKEGKATTTTTSCNAENESAL